A window of the Gammaproteobacteria bacterium genome harbors these coding sequences:
- a CDS encoding DUF3422 domain-containing protein, with the protein MSSEVVSGEGLVPGRTLLGVAEHSQRYGLQNELHVGAVELLSAPVQISHLALLCHSGRADDERKLIAELCERFGVSPPTAQNSHFNAQLGMFKFNWERHTEYSTYTFFHAAPFDVPFAEPPIKLVPKDWLAKLPGEIIVAVNIAMEDRKRPRRTLEELAAVFASNTVIGAEVAAGSAVVWTDNQIHRDGFGRILIHDVDLKKRQAGRLVQRLLEIETYRMLAMLPVPLMRSYIPLLPTFDQRLAQLTGDNIRVGCIEDEQRQLNQLMGLAAEIESIFAKTHQRFNASSMYYEIVRLRISQLREKRIQGLQMFEEFMEQRLSSAMGTCKLVNQKLETLSTRVERASSLLRAQIEISMEKQSRDLLRSMDERARMQLRLQEAVEGLSIVVLSYYLLGLVTYGLKAIKASGFYLDVEVATGVAIPVVVGVVYMSVSRFRRRAHKRSTE; encoded by the coding sequence ATGAGTTCCGAAGTTGTTTCCGGTGAGGGTCTTGTTCCAGGCCGTACTTTGCTAGGTGTTGCGGAACACAGTCAGCGTTATGGTTTACAAAACGAGTTGCATGTGGGTGCAGTTGAGTTGTTGAGTGCCCCAGTGCAAATTTCGCATTTGGCATTGTTGTGTCACAGTGGTCGCGCGGATGACGAGCGAAAATTAATTGCTGAGTTGTGCGAGCGTTTTGGCGTGTCGCCACCAACAGCGCAAAACTCGCATTTTAATGCGCAGTTAGGCATGTTCAAATTTAATTGGGAAAGACATACCGAGTATTCCACCTATACCTTTTTTCATGCGGCGCCGTTTGATGTGCCGTTTGCCGAGCCGCCGATAAAATTGGTGCCCAAGGATTGGCTCGCCAAATTGCCAGGTGAAATTATTGTGGCGGTAAACATTGCGATGGAAGACCGGAAGCGTCCTCGCCGTACGCTGGAGGAGTTGGCAGCGGTATTTGCCTCGAATACTGTCATCGGGGCGGAGGTGGCAGCGGGTAGTGCGGTGGTGTGGACGGATAACCAGATTCACCGGGATGGATTCGGGCGGATATTGATCCATGATGTGGATTTGAAAAAACGCCAGGCAGGACGATTGGTGCAGCGTCTGCTGGAAATCGAAACGTACCGTATGCTGGCGATGTTGCCTGTGCCGTTGATGCGCAGTTATATTCCGTTGTTGCCTACATTCGACCAGCGTCTTGCGCAGTTGACGGGGGATAATATCCGGGTGGGCTGCATTGAGGATGAGCAGCGACAATTGAATCAATTAATGGGGCTGGCGGCAGAAATAGAAAGTATTTTTGCCAAGACGCATCAACGGTTTAATGCCTCATCCATGTACTACGAAATTGTTCGGCTGCGAATTTCCCAGTTGCGCGAGAAACGCATACAGGGTTTGCAGATGTTCGAGGAATTCATGGAACAGCGATTGTCTTCCGCCATGGGGACGTGCAAGCTGGTGAACCAAAAGCTGGAGACCTTATCAACCCGGGTTGAGCGAGCCTCGTCATTGTTGCGCGCGCAGATAGAAATTTCGATGGAAAAGCAAAGTCGCGATTTGTTGCGTTCGATGGATGAGCGGGCGCGGATGCAATTGCGTTTGCAAGAAGCTGTTGAAGGTTTGTCCATTGTGGTCCTCAGCTACTATTTGCTGGGATTGGTAACCTATGGATTGAAAGCGATCAAAGCCAGCGGATTTTATTTGGATGTCGAGGTGGCAACCGGCGTGGCGATTCCTGTTGTGGTGGGCGTTGTGTACATGTCAGTCAGTCGGTTTCGTCGCCGTGCCCACAAACGCAGCACTGAATAA
- a CDS encoding multicopper oxidase domain-containing protein — protein sequence MKSKLLLCACLLLSCVTTSASAATREYWISAEKVDWDYAPSGENQMHPEMGMGIWGYQTTYKKYRYLQYSDASFSQPVEQPAWMGMLGPQIRAEEGDTIKVHFYNKADKPLSIHPHGVHYDKNNEGAGMHGEPGSAVKPGEKYTYTWTADSGSAPGPSDPSSIVWAYHSHVDSVTEIYDGLIGSIVITKKGMTRSESDPRPKDVDREFTTMFMIFDENGREAVPIATTKNGMHERHHSERDMHRMAGGGEFVELSDEQKEESNLKHAINGYIFANLPGLEAKKNEKVRWYLLGMGTEVDLHTAHWHGETVLENGRRTDVVELLPTSMKTVDMIADNAAEEWMFHCHVTDHITAGMTALWKVSP from the coding sequence ATGAAGTCAAAACTGCTACTTTGCGCCTGCCTTTTGCTCTCCTGCGTAACAACCAGCGCCAGCGCCGCAACCCGCGAATACTGGATCAGCGCCGAAAAAGTCGACTGGGACTACGCCCCCAGTGGCGAAAACCAAATGCATCCCGAGATGGGCATGGGTATTTGGGGTTATCAAACCACCTACAAAAAATATCGTTACCTGCAATATTCCGATGCCAGCTTCAGCCAGCCGGTAGAGCAACCTGCCTGGATGGGCATGCTCGGCCCACAAATTCGCGCCGAAGAGGGTGACACCATCAAAGTCCACTTTTACAACAAAGCCGATAAACCCCTGAGCATTCATCCTCACGGCGTTCATTACGACAAAAATAACGAAGGTGCTGGCATGCATGGTGAGCCCGGCTCCGCAGTGAAACCAGGGGAAAAATACACCTACACCTGGACTGCTGACAGCGGTTCAGCCCCCGGCCCGAGCGACCCGTCCTCCATCGTCTGGGCCTACCATTCGCATGTGGATTCGGTCACCGAAATTTATGATGGTCTGATCGGCTCCATCGTTATCACCAAAAAAGGCATGACTCGCAGCGAATCCGATCCCCGCCCCAAAGATGTTGATCGCGAGTTCACCACCATGTTCATGATCTTCGACGAAAATGGCCGCGAAGCCGTGCCCATTGCCACCACCAAAAATGGCATGCACGAGCGCCACCACAGCGAGCGCGACATGCACCGCATGGCAGGCGGCGGCGAGTTTGTCGAATTAAGCGACGAACAAAAGGAAGAGTCCAATCTTAAGCACGCCATCAACGGTTATATTTTTGCCAATCTACCTGGCCTGGAGGCGAAGAAGAACGAGAAGGTCCGCTGGTATTTGTTGGGCATGGGAACCGAAGTCGATCTACACACCGCCCACTGGCATGGTGAGACCGTACTGGAAAATGGCCGCCGTACCGATGTCGTCGAACTACTACCCACCAGCATGAAAACCGTCGACATGATTGCCGACAATGCCGCCGAAGAATGGATGTTTCACTGCCATGTCACTGACCACATTACCGCCGGCATGACGGCTCTGTGGAAAGTCAGCCCCTAG
- a CDS encoding glycine cleavage system protein R encodes MESCLVVTALGRDRPGIVKSLTKALTRHQANISESRMTVLGGEFAVMMLVAASDAAIASLEQERPALESELGLNIHMKRTLPRPLASGVVPYVVTVVAMDHPGIVHDVTDFFAAKGLNIESLETTNYAAAHTGTLMFSLSMVVAVPSAIKASQLRSQFVDFCDDLNLDATLELHD; translated from the coding sequence ATGGAAAGTTGTTTGGTAGTGACGGCCTTAGGGCGGGATCGTCCGGGAATAGTGAAATCGTTGACCAAGGCGTTGACTCGTCATCAGGCCAATATTTCCGAAAGCCGCATGACGGTGCTCGGTGGGGAATTTGCGGTGATGATGCTGGTCGCGGCGTCAGATGCGGCAATTGCCAGTCTGGAGCAGGAACGCCCCGCGCTGGAGAGCGAACTGGGCTTGAACATTCACATGAAGCGCACGTTGCCCAGGCCGTTGGCATCCGGGGTGGTGCCCTATGTGGTGACCGTGGTGGCGATGGATCATCCGGGTATTGTGCATGATGTGACCGACTTTTTTGCAGCCAAGGGGCTGAATATCGAAAGTCTGGAAACCACCAATTATGCGGCAGCGCATACCGGGACGCTGATGTTTTCGCTGAGTATGGTGGTGGCCGTGCCCAGCGCCATCAAGGCGTCGCAATTGCGCAGCCAATTTGTTGATTTCTGTGACGATCTAAATCTTGACGCGACTCTGGAATTGCACGATTAG
- a CDS encoding zinc ribbon domain-containing protein, giving the protein MPTYDYKCEASGQVVEVKHRMSETVETWGQLCELAGISPGETPLTAPVKRLPTGGNIVKSGGGESVPPCQIGGGCPGGGCGSF; this is encoded by the coding sequence ATGCCAACCTATGATTACAAATGCGAAGCCTCCGGTCAGGTGGTGGAAGTAAAGCACCGGATGAGCGAAACGGTGGAAACATGGGGACAGTTGTGTGAGCTGGCGGGAATTTCTCCTGGCGAGACGCCACTGACCGCGCCAGTAAAGCGTTTACCCACTGGCGGCAATATTGTGAAATCGGGTGGTGGGGAGTCTGTGCCGCCGTGTCAGATTGGCGGCGGTTGTCCGGGCGGAGGCTGCGGTAGCTTCTAG
- a CDS encoding methyltransferase domain-containing protein: MSGPLFDHLAQRFASNIYDSPKGWIRLQLLLEDLASLPGYEQGGWSVLDGGCGQGNAAEFLLARGHTLDLCDISEPMLEVARQRLQDYSADRVRFHCLPVEQLASQLPGPYDLICLHAVLEWLPDPRAGLTAALSLLKPGGHLSLLFYNRDALEYRHLLHGNFNRLKRPLEGFGGTLTPINPLIPQEVEQWVSQAGLEIKVRTGMRVFFDYMQPAIRKERSFEDVFAMERQYSRRQPFLYLARYIHLLCEKR, from the coding sequence ATGTCCGGCCCTCTTTTCGATCATTTGGCGCAACGGTTTGCCAGCAATATCTACGACAGCCCCAAGGGTTGGATTCGGCTGCAGCTATTGCTCGAGGATCTGGCGTCGCTGCCGGGCTACGAGCAGGGAGGCTGGTCGGTGCTGGATGGCGGCTGTGGTCAGGGCAATGCTGCCGAGTTTTTGCTGGCGCGGGGGCATACGCTGGATCTGTGCGATATCTCCGAACCGATGCTGGAGGTGGCGCGTCAGCGGTTGCAGGATTATTCAGCGGATCGGGTGAGATTTCATTGTTTGCCCGTGGAGCAGTTGGCTTCGCAGTTGCCGGGGCCATACGACTTGATTTGTCTGCATGCGGTGCTGGAGTGGTTGCCGGATCCCAGGGCGGGTTTGACGGCGGCACTGTCGTTGCTCAAGCCCGGCGGTCATTTGTCCCTGCTGTTCTACAATCGGGATGCGCTGGAATATCGGCACTTGCTGCACGGCAATTTTAATCGCCTGAAGCGGCCGCTGGAGGGGTTTGGCGGCACGCTGACGCCGATCAATCCGTTGATTCCGCAGGAAGTGGAGCAATGGGTGTCCCAGGCGGGCCTGGAGATCAAGGTTCGTACTGGTATGCGGGTGTTTTTTGATTACATGCAGCCTGCGATCCGCAAGGAGCGTTCGTTTGAAGACGTGTTTGCCATGGAGCGCCAATACAGCCGTCGACAGCCGTTTCTATATCTAGCGCGTTATATCCATTTGCTGTGTGAAAAGCGCTAA
- the yacG gene encoding DNA gyrase inhibitor YacG has protein sequence MTTIVQCPHCGQDVAWNNQSKWRPFCSQRCKLIDLGAWADESYKIPTNETPNLDQHAPPQSNDT, from the coding sequence ATGACCACCATTGTTCAGTGCCCTCATTGCGGACAGGATGTTGCCTGGAATAATCAATCCAAGTGGCGACCATTCTGCAGCCAACGCTGCAAGCTTATTGACCTGGGCGCCTGGGCAGACGAAAGTTACAAAATACCGACCAACGAAACCCCGAATCTGGATCAGCACGCTCCTCCACAGAGCAACGACACCTGA